The following coding sequences lie in one Sesamum indicum cultivar Zhongzhi No. 13 linkage group LG9, S_indicum_v1.0, whole genome shotgun sequence genomic window:
- the LOC105171277 gene encoding putative F-box/LRR-repeat protein At5g54820, producing MFSEVSETPKKMKNHCNLNSKALENKYEEDKISSLPEPILHDILSYLPTKDAAKTSALSKTWNATWKSFPILDFNQYSFQESVYSRTAHKNHSEITKDFCDYVDEFLTNREGLTNIEKFQAVVNFQGCRLRYHRNLDRWLNYAIENNVEDLVLAYHTRATTKGGHWYYNLTVSLFRAKSLENLDLFGCQFTASRFSTGIGFSLRKFRLSQVYIDQETLQGIISSSCLLEELSLRFCKGFQVLRVAGPKLESVDLYLGRDQVQIVAVAAPNLHSLSYGGGSASVRGSLQASEKYENLKELRLHDTDITDDFFQVIPEFSGLDKLEVNRCCSLERIRISSVQILDLCICDCARLKEIQLDTRRLGRFRYDSYDVDLQGL from the coding sequence atgtTCTCCGAGGTTTCAGAAACTCCGAAGAAGATGAAAAATCACTGCAATCTAAACTCAAAAGCCCTGGAAAACAAATACGAGGAGGACAAAATCTCCAGCCTGCCTGAACCCATCTTGCATGACATTCTATCCTATCTTCCCACGAAAGACGCTGCGAAAACCTCTGCCCTGTCCAAAACCTGGAATGCCACCTGGAAATCATTCCCGATCCTGGATTTCAACCAATACTCCTTCCAAGAATCCGTATACTCAAGAACAGCCCACAAGAATCACAGTGAAATTACCAAAGATTTCTGTGACTACGTGGATGAATTCTTGACTAATCGTGAAGGGCTTACAAATATCGAAAAATTCCAGGCTGTCGTGAATTTCCAGGGCTGTAGACTCAGATATCACAGAAATCTCGACAGGTGGTTAAATTATGCGATAGAAAACAATGTTGAAGACTTGGTTCTTGCCTATCACACGAGGGCTACGACTAAAGGGGGACATTGGTACTACAATTTAACTGTGTCCCTTTTTCGTGCTAAGTCATTGGAAAACCTGGATTTGTTCGGCTGTCAGTTTACTGCATCAAGATTTAGTACCGGGATTGGATTTTCTTTGCGAAAATTCAGGCTTTCACAGGTTTATATCGATCAAGAAACCTTACAGGGTATTATTTCCAGTTCTTGCCTTCTTGAAGAACTCAGCCTCCGGTTCTGCAAAGGTTTCCAGGTTTTAAGAGTTGCTGGCCCGAAACTGGAGAGTGTTGATTTGTATCTTGGTAGAGATCAGGTTCAGATCGTGGCCGTTGCAGCGCCAAATCTACATTCCCTTAGTTACGGCGGGGGTTCTGCCAGCGTCCGGGGTAGTCTTCAGGCTTCCGAGAAGTATGAAAACCTCAAAGAACTGAGATTGCACGATACTGACATAACAGATGACTTTTTTCAAGTAATTCCAGAGTTTTCAGGACTAGACAAGCTGGAAGTTAACAGGTGCTGCTCGCTGGAAAGAATTCGGATTTCCAGCGTTCAGATTTTGGATCTGTGTATATGTGATTGTGCTAGACTTAAGGAAATTCAACTCGACACTCGTCGTCTGGGTCGTTTTAGGTACGATAGCTATGATGTAGATCTTCAGGGGCTTTGA